One genomic window of Helicobacter canis includes the following:
- a CDS encoding 3-methyladenine DNA glycosylase: protein MNSIELLTRLKNLDLLKGLHQWWWEGALGFEVVVGAILTQNTKWEKVKLSLANLKNARLLGDDDSVSLHNLAKIYSIENLIAPSGLYRQKSARIIALARAIVEDFGDFASFQQGVSREWLLERKGIGFESADSILNYACGREIMVVDSYSARLLAGLGWEMESYEDVQRWFMDMPSRELEKLYPTMPLAQVYARYHGKIVEFSKKKLPIQTLMEKQ from the coding sequence ATAAATAGTATAGAGCTACTGACTAGGCTTAAAAATTTGGATTTGCTGAAGGGCTTACATCAATGGTGGTGGGAGGGGGCTTTGGGCTTTGAAGTGGTTGTGGGCGCGATTTTGACGCAAAACACCAAGTGGGAGAAGGTCAAGCTCTCTTTGGCAAATCTCAAAAATGCGAGGCTTTTGGGCGATGATGATAGCGTGAGCTTGCATAATCTTGCAAAGATATATTCTATTGAGAATCTTATCGCTCCAAGCGGGCTTTATCGACAAAAAAGTGCAAGAATCATCGCGCTAGCGCGAGCGATTGTAGAGGATTTTGGCGATTTTGCAAGCTTTCAGCAGGGGGTTAGCAGGGAGTGGCTTTTAGAGCGCAAGGGGATAGGATTTGAAAGTGCGGATTCTATCTTGAATTATGCGTGTGGTAGGGAGATTATGGTGGTGGATAGTTATAGTGCTAGGCTATTGGCTGGACTTGGCTGGGAAATGGAGAGCTATGAAGATGTGCAGAGGTGGTTTATGGATATGCCTTCTAGGGAGCTTGAAAAGCTCTATCCCACAATGCCATTAGCACAGGTTTATGCAAGGTATCACGGCAAAATCGTGGAATTTAGCAAGAAAAAACTCCCAATACAAACGCTTATGGAGAAGCAATGA
- a CDS encoding M20/M25/M40 family metallo-hydrolase, translating to MSALEYFYKLCSIPHRSYHTQAMREFLCAECERLGFKIYIDEAGNIYASKPSILDSTAMRPKVCLQAHYDMVGVGVAAEDRALELVEEGQFLRARDSSLGADNGAAIAAILWCMKRGGGDFEVLFTNDEEVGLCGANALAIPIKAPFLLNLDSEVFGEVIVGCAGGFDALCSFAATTYDVYGGVWIESFGFSGGHSGVDIHKNIKSSLAEFFAVFGWISEYLGEKSGIILTHLQAGEKSNSIAVGLNAQIAFSTQEIALHCAQSLHALMTMEKVDSTLIHHIALESSGDFQVWRIFVGPNAGFVLKMIENPSKKARVLGYEMAHLAHFVRGLRQGVWEQDAHIILSSLNIALARTHDQHLDFTLKARANKDDLLESMRTSILEISGRFCQKLATISGFYAPWQRQLADDHPILQCIQQAFEWRHTEIGEIHAGLECGILQERFAQMGLGSVLMASIGPTILAPHSVQERLDIGSFEEFVKVLDRLIASLPSNLP from the coding sequence ATGAGTGCGCTAGAGTATTTCTATAAGCTTTGCTCTATCCCCCATCGCTCTTATCATACACAGGCTATGCGCGAATTTTTATGCGCGGAATGTGAGCGGCTAGGCTTTAAGATTTACATAGATGAAGCTGGCAATATCTATGCTAGCAAGCCTAGCATTTTGGATTCTACTGCAATGCGTCCTAAGGTGTGCTTGCAGGCGCATTATGATATGGTGGGTGTGGGCGTGGCTGCGGAAGATAGGGCATTAGAGCTAGTGGAAGAAGGACAATTCTTACGCGCTAGAGATTCTTCACTTGGCGCGGATAATGGCGCGGCTATCGCAGCGATTTTGTGGTGTATGAAGCGTGGGGGTGGGGATTTTGAAGTGCTTTTTACTAACGATGAAGAAGTGGGGCTGTGCGGGGCAAACGCGCTTGCAATTCCTATCAAAGCTCCGTTTTTGCTTAACCTTGATAGCGAAGTCTTTGGTGAGGTGATTGTAGGCTGTGCAGGCGGCTTTGATGCGCTCTGCTCTTTTGCTGCTACAACTTACGATGTCTATGGCGGTGTGTGGATCGAGAGCTTTGGCTTTAGTGGGGGGCATAGTGGCGTGGATATACATAAAAATATCAAGTCAAGCTTAGCAGAGTTTTTCGCAGTTTTTGGCTGGATTAGCGAGTATTTAGGTGAAAAAAGTGGGATAATCCTTACGCATTTGCAAGCAGGTGAAAAGTCAAACTCCATAGCCGTGGGGCTTAATGCGCAAATAGCCTTTAGCACGCAAGAGATCGCGCTGCATTGCGCACAATCCTTGCACGCTTTGATGACTATGGAAAAAGTGGATTCTACGCTAATCCACCATATCGCTCTAGAATCTAGCGGAGATTTTCAAGTGTGGCGGATATTTGTGGGTCCAAACGCTGGCTTTGTGCTAAAGATGATAGAAAATCCTAGCAAAAAAGCCCGCGTGCTAGGCTATGAGATGGCACATCTTGCGCATTTTGTGAGAGGGCTTAGGCAGGGGGTGTGGGAGCAAGATGCGCACATAATCCTTAGCTCGCTTAATATTGCCCTAGCACGCACGCACGATCAGCACCTAGATTTCACGCTAAAAGCCCGCGCCAATAAAGATGATCTCCTAGAATCTATGCGCACTTCTATCCTTGAGATTTCGGGGCGATTTTGTCAAAAACTTGCTACAATAAGTGGCTTTTACGCGCCGTGGCAGCGACAGCTTGCCGATGATCACCCCATTTTGCAATGTATCCAACAGGCATTTGAGTGGAGACATACAGAGATCGGTGAGATCCACGCAGGGCTAGAGTGTGGGATACTGCAGGAGCGGTTTGCGCAAATGGGCTTGGGATCTGTGCTTATGGCGAGCATTGGTCCTACGATCCTTGCGCCGCATTCCGTGCAAGAGCGTCTTGATATTGGAAGCTTTGAGGAATTTGTCAAGGTGCTAGATAGGCTTATTGCAAGTCTGCCTTCAAATCTGCCTTAA
- a CDS encoding RNA degradosome polyphosphate kinase produces MEIVDTMFFNRELSWLRFNTRVFNEAKNTKLPLLDRLKFLAIYGTNLDEFYMIRVAGLKKLYASGISEIGADRLTSAQQLAHIREYLHSEKAQVQELFSQIQAGLDKEGLKIKVFSELNKSQKVQLREYFLRYLYPVIVPIVVDSTHPFPHLNNLSFGIAIELRHNETKELKFGIVRISRVLKRFVELDGGVFVPVETIVGEFAAELFLGYSVEHYVPFRVTRNADFEIEEDEADDFMQLMSEGLRARRRGEITRLEIGEGKVELKEFVQKQVEVVPEDVYSYSILLNLGAMWELVGAKDFAHLGSTPFVPKTLPPINPEGNILDTIESGDIIAFHPYESFDPVVDFITTAAKDKDVLSIRMTLYRVGKNSPIVKALIQAAEEKQVTVLVELKARFDEENNLHWARALESAGAHVIYGVPALKVHAKVALVVKKVGDKLTEYVHLSTGNYNTASAKIYTDISLFTSNQAISNDVVKLFHSLSTGSSHKTSLDTLCVAPTQIKSKLLELIKTESSFGAEGRIILKANAIVDTDVIKALYEASKAGVQIDLIVRGVCCLRPAVKGMSDNIRVRSIIGKYLEHARIYYFAHAKERVFFSSADLMPRNLERRVELLTPATNKAVADRLIEILTIQLSDNVQAHELLSDGEYRKIPTPKENPISSQIVYEQYVNEIHSSNKKEAKAKKLLQRMVGES; encoded by the coding sequence ATGGAGATAGTGGATACAATGTTTTTCAACAGAGAGTTGTCGTGGCTGCGGTTCAATACGCGTGTGTTTAATGAAGCAAAGAATACCAAGCTCCCGCTACTTGATAGATTGAAGTTTTTGGCTATTTATGGCACAAATCTCGATGAGTTTTATATGATCCGTGTGGCGGGGCTTAAAAAGCTCTATGCAAGCGGGATTAGCGAAATCGGTGCCGATAGACTCACTTCTGCCCAGCAGCTTGCTCATATCCGCGAGTATTTGCATAGTGAAAAAGCCCAAGTGCAAGAGCTTTTTAGCCAGATACAAGCAGGGCTGGACAAAGAGGGCTTGAAGATAAAGGTTTTTAGCGAGCTAAACAAATCGCAAAAAGTGCAGTTAAGAGAGTATTTCTTACGCTATCTCTATCCGGTGATCGTGCCTATTGTAGTGGATTCTACTCACCCATTTCCGCATTTAAATAACCTAAGCTTTGGTATAGCTATCGAGCTACGGCATAACGAGACTAAGGAGCTGAAGTTTGGTATCGTGCGGATTTCGCGTGTGCTAAAGAGATTTGTCGAGCTTGATGGTGGGGTATTTGTGCCGGTAGAGACGATTGTAGGGGAGTTTGCCGCGGAGCTTTTCTTAGGATATAGTGTGGAGCATTATGTGCCATTTCGAGTAACGCGCAATGCGGATTTTGAGATAGAAGAAGATGAAGCTGATGATTTTATGCAGCTAATGAGCGAGGGGCTGCGTGCTAGGAGAAGAGGAGAGATCACGCGCTTAGAGATAGGAGAGGGCAAGGTAGAGCTGAAAGAATTTGTCCAAAAGCAAGTGGAAGTTGTGCCTGAAGATGTGTATTCTTACTCGATTTTGCTTAATCTTGGGGCGATGTGGGAGCTTGTAGGGGCGAAAGATTTTGCGCATTTAGGCTCTACGCCATTTGTGCCTAAAACTCTCCCACCTATAAATCCTGAAGGCAATATCCTAGATACCATAGAATCTGGCGATATTATTGCATTTCACCCTTATGAAAGCTTTGATCCGGTGGTGGATTTCATCACCACGGCTGCGAAGGATAAAGATGTGCTATCTATCCGTATGACGCTCTATCGTGTGGGGAAAAACTCCCCCATTGTCAAAGCCCTAATCCAAGCCGCAGAAGAAAAACAAGTAACCGTGCTTGTCGAGCTTAAAGCGCGCTTTGATGAGGAAAATAACTTGCATTGGGCGCGTGCGCTAGAATCTGCTGGAGCGCATGTCATCTATGGTGTGCCTGCCCTTAAAGTGCATGCCAAAGTCGCGCTTGTGGTTAAAAAAGTCGGCGATAAGCTCACAGAATATGTGCATTTAAGCACGGGGAACTATAACACCGCTTCGGCTAAAATCTACACAGATATAAGCCTTTTTACGAGCAATCAAGCAATTAGCAATGATGTCGTTAAGCTTTTCCACTCGCTCTCCACAGGTAGCTCGCACAAGACAAGTCTTGATACTCTATGTGTCGCGCCTACGCAGATCAAGTCAAAGCTTTTAGAGCTTATCAAGACAGAATCTAGCTTTGGTGCAGAAGGGCGCATTATCCTTAAGGCAAATGCCATTGTTGATACTGATGTGATAAAGGCATTGTATGAAGCCTCAAAGGCTGGCGTGCAGATTGATCTTATTGTCCGTGGCGTGTGCTGCTTGCGCCCTGCGGTTAAGGGTATGAGTGATAATATCCGCGTGCGCTCGATCATCGGCAAATATTTAGAGCACGCTAGAATCTACTATTTCGCTCACGCTAAAGAAAGGGTATTTTTCTCTAGCGCGGATCTTATGCCGCGCAACCTTGAAAGAAGGGTGGAGCTACTTACCCCAGCGACTAATAAGGCAGTCGCTGATAGGCTTATAGAGATTCTAACTATCCAGCTTAGTGATAATGTCCAAGCTCACGAGCTTTTAAGTGATGGCGAATATCGCAAAATCCCCACCCCCAAGGAGAATCCCATCTCTTCACAAATCGTTTATGAGCAATATGTCAATGAAATCCATAGCTCAAACAAAAAAGAAGCTAAGGCTAAGAAATTGCTACAAAGAATGGTAGGAGAATCATAA
- a CDS encoding gamma carbonic anhydrase family protein, which yields MIASFNGISPRIAQSAVILPHTSIIGEVEIGESVSVWYGSVIRADGARIHIGSGSNIQDNSTIHIGYATQDFDGSTIIDENVTIGHNCIIHACHIETECIIGMGAIVMDMAVIGAQSIVGAGSVVTKGKKFPPKSLIIGNPARLVRSLNDDEVAQGLASALHYQHLASLHSDLKVVKE from the coding sequence ATGATCGCTAGTTTTAATGGCATATCTCCCAGGATCGCACAAAGTGCTGTGATCTTGCCGCATACTTCAATCATAGGCGAAGTGGAGATAGGGGAGAGCGTGAGTGTGTGGTATGGTAGCGTAATCCGTGCGGATGGAGCTAGAATCCATATCGGCAGTGGTAGCAATATCCAAGACAATAGCACCATTCATATTGGCTATGCGACACAGGATTTTGATGGCAGCACGATTATTGATGAGAATGTTACCATTGGGCATAATTGCATAATCCACGCCTGCCATATAGAAACAGAATGTATCATCGGTATGGGCGCGATTGTTATGGATATGGCGGTTATAGGTGCGCAGAGTATTGTGGGGGCTGGAAGTGTCGTTACAAAAGGCAAGAAATTCCCACCCAAAAGCCTGATCATAGGGAATCCAGCGCGTTTGGTGCGCTCTTTAAATGATGATGAGGTGGCACAGGGCTTGGCATCGGCTTTGCATTATCAGCATTTGGCTAGTTTGCATAGTGATCTTAAAGTAGTGAAGGAGTAA
- the pyrD gene encoding dihydroorotate dehydrogenase (quinone), whose protein sequence is MEMYQTLRPLLFKCDAEKMHHLSLKALKALRALPFGDDVLLRFCAYGDESLAQEILGLRFYNPIGLAAGFDKDGRYVKALTTLGFGHLELGTITKIPQNGNPKPRLFRHENEQSLQNAMGFNNLGSIAATTKLKSLYPFCIPLGINIGKNKDITEEDAALNYQKTLEDMLEVGDYYTFNLSSPNTPNLRDLQNEKFVESLFTMAAQKTRKPLFLKIAPDMDRDFALSVCERALDSGASGIIATNTTTDTSLIANPKHGGISGAALCEKSREMFAAVAKALRKTHKNAIFISVGGIADAKEAYSRIKLGASLVQVYTGLVYQGPSLCAKINRELSALLKADGFDSIAQAVGADL, encoded by the coding sequence ATGGAAATGTATCAAACATTGCGACCGCTTTTGTTTAAATGTGATGCAGAGAAGATGCATCATCTCTCGCTAAAGGCTTTGAAAGCTTTGCGCGCGCTGCCCTTTGGTGATGATGTGCTGCTGCGTTTTTGTGCCTATGGTGATGAGAGCTTAGCCCAAGAGATTTTGGGCTTGCGTTTTTATAATCCCATTGGCTTGGCGGCTGGCTTTGATAAAGATGGGCGATATGTCAAGGCTTTGACTACGCTTGGGTTTGGACATTTGGAGCTTGGGACAATCACTAAAATCCCTCAAAATGGGAATCCAAAGCCGCGCCTTTTCCGCCACGAAAATGAGCAAAGCTTGCAAAATGCTATGGGGTTTAATAATCTAGGCAGTATCGCAGCTACCACAAAGCTGAAGAGTCTCTATCCATTTTGTATCCCTCTTGGCATAAATATCGGGAAAAATAAAGACATCACCGAAGAAGATGCCGCGCTAAATTATCAAAAAACTTTAGAGGATATGCTAGAAGTGGGCGACTACTATACTTTCAATCTTTCTTCACCAAATACTCCTAATCTACGGGATTTACAAAATGAAAAGTTCGTAGAATCCCTTTTCACAATGGCAGCTCAAAAGACACGAAAGCCACTCTTTTTAAAAATTGCTCCAGATATGGATAGGGATTTTGCGTTAAGTGTGTGTGAGAGAGCGTTGGATTCTGGTGCGAGTGGGATTATCGCTACTAATACAACTACGGATACTTCATTGATCGCCAATCCTAAGCACGGCGGCATTAGTGGGGCTGCTTTATGCGAAAAAAGTAGGGAGATGTTTGCTGCTGTGGCAAAGGCTCTGCGCAAAACACACAAAAATGCGATATTCATTAGCGTGGGTGGAATTGCTGATGCGAAAGAAGCATATAGTAGGATTAAATTAGGCGCATCGCTTGTGCAGGTTTATACAGGGCTTGTATATCAAGGACCAAGCCTTTGTGCCAAAATCAATCGCGAGCTTTCTGCCTTGCTTAAGGCTGATGGGTTTGACTCTATCGCGCAGGCTGTTGGTGCGGATTTGTAG
- a CDS encoding pitrilysin family protein, translating to MSIGLGNSVLPKYEQKTLDNGLQIVVIPMDNGSGVIESDIFYKVGSRNEILGKSGIAHMLEHLSFKSTKKLQAGEFDKIVKGFGGVDNASTGFDYTRYFIKSSAEHIDTSLELFAELMRNLSLKDEEFQPERQVVAEERRWRTDNSPLGYLYFRFFNTAFLHHSYHWTPIGFMGDILGWEIGDIREFYNAYYQPNNAVVVVAGDIEPQKVFASASKHFGAIPAAKSIPKVRIEEPEQDGYREVIVKKPTQIEWLIMGYKIPDFSHTDQIALSALAEVLSGGKSALLDSELVDKRNLASEVSASAMGLKDSGVFMIMAAGNEKVRAKTLQKEILGILERVKQGQITQEELDTAKRNMQASFVYSLEKSSSVAGLFGAFLVRDDVAPLLRYEEEFSKLTLADLTRVAQKYFVEDTLSVAILCDKKE from the coding sequence ATGAGTATAGGACTTGGGAATAGTGTGCTACCAAAATATGAGCAAAAGACTTTAGATAATGGCTTGCAGATTGTCGTTATCCCTATGGATAATGGTAGTGGCGTGATAGAGAGCGATATTTTCTACAAAGTCGGCTCTAGGAATGAGATTTTAGGTAAGAGCGGCATAGCGCATATGCTTGAGCATTTGAGCTTTAAATCGACCAAAAAGCTTCAAGCAGGGGAGTTTGACAAAATTGTAAAAGGCTTTGGCGGTGTGGATAATGCTTCCACAGGATTTGATTATACGCGCTATTTTATCAAATCAAGCGCAGAGCATATTGACACTTCTTTGGAGCTATTTGCCGAGCTTATGCGCAATCTCTCGCTAAAAGATGAGGAGTTTCAGCCAGAGCGACAGGTGGTCGCAGAGGAGCGCAGGTGGCGCACGGATAATTCGCCGCTTGGGTATTTGTATTTCCGCTTTTTTAATACCGCGTTTTTGCACCACTCCTATCACTGGACGCCTATTGGATTTATGGGGGATATTTTAGGCTGGGAGATTGGGGATATTAGAGAGTTTTACAATGCCTATTATCAGCCAAATAACGCTGTTGTTGTCGTGGCAGGCGATATTGAGCCGCAAAAAGTCTTTGCTTCTGCGAGTAAGCATTTTGGCGCGATTCCTGCGGCAAAATCTATCCCAAAAGTCCGCATAGAAGAGCCAGAGCAAGATGGCTACCGAGAAGTCATTGTCAAAAAGCCCACACAAATTGAGTGGCTCATTATGGGTTATAAGATTCCTGATTTTTCTCACACTGATCAAATCGCGTTAAGTGCGCTTGCAGAGGTGCTAAGTGGCGGTAAGTCTGCCTTGCTTGATAGCGAGCTAGTTGATAAGCGCAATCTCGCTAGTGAAGTGTCGGCTTCGGCTATGGGGCTTAAGGATTCTGGGGTGTTTATGATTATGGCAGCGGGCAATGAAAAGGTGCGGGCAAAGACATTGCAAAAGGAGATTCTAGGGATTTTGGAGCGTGTGAAGCAGGGGCAGATCACGCAAGAGGAGCTTGATACTGCCAAGCGTAATATGCAGGCAAGCTTTGTGTATTCACTAGAAAAGTCAAGCTCGGTGGCGGGGCTATTTGGGGCATTTTTGGTGCGTGATGATGTAGCCCCACTTCTGCGCTATGAAGAAGAATTTAGCAAGCTAACCTTAGCAGATCTCACACGCGTGGCACAAAAGTATTTTGTGGAAGACACGCTAAGTGTGGCTATTTTATGCGATAAAAAGGAGTGA
- the dapA gene encoding 4-hydroxy-tetrahydrodipicolinate synthase: MPRGAMSALITPFKNGKIDEECFISLIKRQIRYGMDACVPVGTTGESATLSHNEHKECIEIAVSVCKNSGTKVLAGAGSNSTAEAIELARFAQQCGADGILCVSPYYNKPTQEGLYQHYKAVAQSVEIPLMLYNVPSRTGVNIEPSTAIRLYEDVPNITAIKEASGSMERIVELNTLAPDFAIFSGEDAINYPILANGGSGVISVTGNLLPDKISTLTHLALERKFKESKAINNELYAINCALFCESNPIPIKAAMYLSGLLSSLEYRLPLLSPSAENLRYIEQTLQHYEVKQ; this comes from the coding sequence ATGCCACGCGGCGCGATGAGCGCGCTTATCACGCCTTTTAAAAACGGCAAGATTGATGAAGAATGCTTCATCTCACTCATAAAGCGGCAAATCCGCTATGGAATGGACGCGTGCGTGCCTGTGGGCACCACAGGAGAGTCTGCCACGCTCTCGCACAATGAGCATAAAGAATGCATAGAAATTGCCGTGAGTGTCTGCAAAAATAGCGGCACAAAGGTGCTAGCAGGTGCTGGGAGCAACTCCACTGCTGAAGCCATAGAGCTAGCGCGATTTGCGCAGCAATGCGGCGCAGATGGGATTTTGTGCGTGAGTCCCTACTACAACAAGCCCACTCAAGAAGGGCTATACCAGCACTATAAAGCCGTAGCACAATCGGTGGAAATCCCCCTTATGCTCTATAATGTCCCCTCTCGCACAGGGGTCAATATCGAGCCAAGCACGGCGATACGACTCTATGAAGATGTGCCAAATATCACCGCTATCAAAGAAGCTAGCGGCTCTATGGAGCGCATAGTCGAGCTAAACACACTTGCGCCAGATTTTGCGATATTTAGCGGAGAAGATGCGATCAATTATCCCATACTTGCCAATGGTGGAAGCGGCGTGATCTCCGTTACAGGAAATCTTTTGCCAGATAAAATTTCTACCCTCACACACCTAGCTTTAGAGCGAAAATTCAAAGAATCAAAAGCTATAAATAATGAACTTTATGCTATAAATTGTGCTTTGTTTTGCGAGAGCAATCCTATCCCTATCAAAGCAGCGATGTATCTATCAGGGCTTCTATCAAGCTTAGAATATCGGCTGCCGCTGCTCTCTCCTAGCGCGGAAAATCTACGCTACATCGAGCAGACATTACAACATTATGAGGTGAAGCAATGA
- a CDS encoding enoyl-ACP reductase yields the protein MTQSQASSNQMKGKTLVISGATRGIGKAILYKFAQNGVNVAFTYNKNEEEADKIAKDVESTFGIKARYYPLNVLEPEQYSELFSKIDSDFSRVDFFVSNAIIYGKSVAGGFGPFMRLRPRGLNNIYTATVLAFVVGAQEAAKRMKEVGGGSIISLSSTGNLVYMPNYAGHGNCKNAVETMVKYAAAELGEWGIRVNAVSGGPIDTDALRAFPDYAEVRAKVEEQSPLNRMGAPEDLAGAAYFLCDSAQSGWLTGQTIVIDGGTTFK from the coding sequence ATGACACAATCTCAAGCAAGCTCAAATCAAATGAAAGGCAAAACGCTTGTCATATCAGGGGCGACACGCGGTATCGGCAAGGCGATTTTGTATAAATTCGCGCAAAATGGCGTCAATGTGGCTTTCACATACAACAAAAACGAAGAAGAAGCAGATAAAATCGCCAAAGATGTAGAATCCACTTTTGGTATCAAGGCTCGCTACTATCCGCTCAATGTCCTAGAGCCAGAGCAGTATAGCGAGCTTTTTAGCAAGATTGATAGCGATTTTTCTCGAGTGGATTTTTTTGTAAGCAATGCTATCATTTATGGCAAGAGTGTGGCTGGAGGGTTTGGACCATTTATGCGCCTGCGTCCTAGGGGGCTAAACAACATTTACACCGCCACGGTGCTAGCCTTTGTCGTGGGGGCGCAAGAAGCGGCAAAGCGTATGAAAGAAGTGGGTGGAGGCTCTATCATCTCCCTAAGCTCTACGGGCAATCTTGTGTATATGCCAAACTACGCAGGACACGGCAACTGCAAAAATGCCGTGGAGACAATGGTCAAATACGCTGCCGCTGAGCTTGGCGAGTGGGGCATACGCGTCAATGCTGTGAGCGGCGGACCGATTGATACAGATGCACTGCGTGCTTTCCCCGACTATGCAGAAGTGCGTGCAAAAGTTGAAGAGCAATCACCGCTTAATCGTATGGGCGCGCCAGAAGATCTAGCAGGCGCAGCGTATTTCTTATGCGACTCTGCTCAAAGTGGCTGGCTCACAGGGCAGACAATCGTCATCGATGGCGGCACGACTTTCAAATAG
- a CDS encoding glycosyltransferase family 2 protein has product MAARLSNSLASTYPTLSHQPPMQTDTTPASTSLGASLVITTYNSPDRLALVLDSVRDLSPLPAEVIIADDGSTEETRILIESYAKSFPCPLRHIWQEDKGFRVSISRNKGIKAATQDYIITIDGDMILDPHFIADHLRFAKRGVVLQGSRTGLSDKVSQEILAAKSQSYSKAYRLAFAHKKAKSYRLAFMAYLANLRSTTARYLRKSPYLKPVVRTCNMSFYKSDWEKLGGFDEGYTGWGRDDTDFVARLLLQGGRLKRVTFSAVAYHIYHQSNINPQALAINDKRYLAMLKSHGITYPLAPSDVSLVITTYNSPDRLALVLDSVRDLSPLPAEVIIADDGSTEETRILIESYAKDFPCPLRHIWQEDKGFRASASRNKGITAAKGAYIILIDGDMILDPHFIADHLRFAKSGFCLGGSRTMLCENTTKEILVKRTSGDTSAYKEGFKYKSWKAYRCTLLAWIIYLCSQKSAKSFTKSVKANVGSCNMSFYKADFEKIGGFNERFTGHGSEDWEFVARFLFAGGRSARLKFCAAGYHIHHPTRPQDRANANYQLYLETLRTHLGTLPKDAKRA; this is encoded by the coding sequence ATGGCGGCACGACTTTCAAATAGCCTAGCAAGCACTTACCCTACACTCTCCCACCAACCCCCAATGCAGACCGACACAACCCCAGCAAGCACTTCTCTAGGTGCTTCCCTTGTCATCACCACCTACAACTCCCCCGATCGCTTGGCTTTGGTGCTAGACTCTGTGCGAGATCTCTCCCCGCTCCCAGCAGAAGTCATCATCGCTGATGATGGCAGCACGGAAGAGACTAGAATCCTTATAGAATCTTACGCCAAGAGCTTCCCCTGTCCCTTGCGCCATATATGGCAAGAAGACAAGGGCTTTCGCGTTAGCATTAGTCGCAACAAGGGTATAAAAGCCGCTACGCAAGATTACATCATCACAATCGATGGGGATATGATTTTAGACCCCCACTTTATCGCCGATCATTTGCGATTCGCCAAAAGGGGCGTGGTTTTGCAAGGCTCTAGGACAGGGCTAAGCGATAAAGTATCTCAAGAGATTTTAGCCGCCAAATCCCAGAGTTATAGCAAAGCTTACCGCCTAGCATTTGCGCATAAAAAGGCTAAATCTTACCGCCTAGCATTTATGGCATATTTGGCAAACTTGCGCTCCACCACCGCACGCTATTTACGCAAGAGTCCATATCTCAAGCCTGTCGTGCGCACTTGTAATATGAGCTTTTATAAAAGTGATTGGGAGAAATTGGGCGGATTTGATGAGGGCTATACAGGCTGGGGGCGAGATGATACAGACTTTGTCGCGCGGCTTTTACTCCAAGGCGGCAGGCTCAAGCGCGTAACCTTTAGCGCAGTGGCATACCATATCTACCACCAGAGTAATATCAACCCACAAGCCCTAGCGATCAATGACAAACGCTATCTTGCTATGCTCAAATCCCACGGCATTACCTATCCGCTAGCTCCTAGCGATGTCTCCCTTGTCATTACCACCTACAACTCCCCCGATCGCTTGGCTTTGGTGCTAGACTCTGTGCGAGATCTCTCCCCACTCCCAGCAGAAGTCATCATCGCTGATGATGGCAGCACGGAAGAGACTAGAATCCTTATAGAATCCTATGCAAAAGATTTCCCCTGTCCCTTGCGCCATATCTGGCAAGAGGACAAGGGCTTTCGCGCAAGTGCTAGCCGCAATAAAGGCATTACCGCGGCTAAAGGAGCGTATATTATCTTAATCGATGGCGATATGATTTTAGACCCACACTTTATCGCCGATCATCTGCGCTTTGCCAAAAGTGGATTCTGCCTAGGCGGCTCTCGCACGATGCTTTGTGAGAATACTACCAAAGAGATTCTAGTCAAGCGCACTAGCGGCGATACAAGCGCGTATAAAGAGGGCTTTAAATACAAAAGCTGGAAGGCTTATCGCTGCACGCTTCTAGCGTGGATTATTTATCTATGTAGTCAAAAAAGTGCCAAAAGCTTCACCAAAAGTGTCAAGGCAAATGTTGGGAGCTGCAATATGAGCTTTTATAAAGCAGATTTTGAGAAAATAGGCGGGTTTAATGAACGCTTCACAGGACACGGGTCAGAAGATTGGGAGTTTGTAGCTAGATTTTTGTTTGCCGGGGGGAGAAGTGCTAGGCTGAAGTTTTGCGCTGCGGGCTATCATATCCACCACCCCACTCGCCCACAAGATCGCGCTAATGCCAACTACCAGCTCTACCTTGAGACGCTGCGCACTCATCTTGGCACACTACCTAAAGATGCCAAACGAGCATAA